One genomic window of Pseudoxanthomonas sp. includes the following:
- a CDS encoding enoyl-CoA hydratase-related protein, which yields MKYSDYQHLQFERRGRVLEVVMNRPDKMNAVDEQLHGELARVFTDAAHDPESDVIVLTGAGKMFSAGGDIELLQRGIDDPAFMEAMALEGKQLLFSLLDCEKPVIAKVNGHATGLGATMALFCDVIFAADHARIGDPHVAVGLTAGDGGAVIWPQLIGYARAKEYLMTGELVSAVDAARIGLINHAVPAAELDARVAEFADRLAAGAGRAIRWTKMAINIRLKQVAQSVMDASVAYELMSSRTADHQEAVNAFRERRKPVFTGR from the coding sequence TTGAAGTATTCCGATTACCAGCACCTGCAGTTCGAGCGCAGGGGGCGCGTCCTTGAAGTGGTCATGAACCGGCCGGACAAGATGAATGCGGTCGATGAGCAACTGCACGGCGAACTGGCGCGGGTGTTCACCGATGCGGCGCATGATCCTGAAAGCGATGTCATCGTGCTGACCGGCGCGGGCAAGATGTTTTCCGCTGGCGGCGACATCGAGTTGCTGCAGCGGGGGATCGATGACCCTGCCTTCATGGAAGCGATGGCGCTGGAGGGAAAGCAGCTGTTGTTCTCGCTGCTTGATTGCGAAAAACCGGTGATCGCCAAGGTCAATGGCCACGCCACGGGGCTAGGCGCGACGATGGCGCTGTTCTGCGATGTGATCTTCGCCGCCGACCATGCACGCATCGGCGATCCCCATGTGGCGGTGGGGCTGACCGCGGGTGACGGCGGTGCCGTGATCTGGCCACAGCTGATCGGGTACGCGCGGGCCAAGGAATATCTGATGACCGGCGAGCTGGTTTCGGCGGTCGACGCGGCGCGCATCGGGTTGATCAACCACGCCGTTCCGGCGGCCGAGCTCGACGCGCGTGTGGCCGAGTTCGCAGACCGCCTGGCCGCAGGTGCGGGTCGTGCGATCCGCTGGACCAAAATGGCCATCAACATCCGCCTCAAGCAGGTTGCGCAGTCGGTCATGGATGCGTCAGTGGCCTACGAGTTGATGTCGTCACGGACGGCCGATCACCAAGAGGCTGTCAATGCCTTCAGGGAACGCCGTAAGCCGGTCTTCACTGGCCGCTGA
- a CDS encoding enoyl-CoA hydratase/isomerase family protein — protein MHARVDSDARFRPNMRNTASMAAHHHLQVELVDHVATLTFQCPPQNYVSPALVGDLADALTSLDNDDACRVVVLASRGKNFCAGADFSTGVADARVTQAGSGSINPIALYRQAMRLFDTRKPLVVALQGAAIGAGAGLALVADFRIAADDARISFNFNRIGIHPGFGLSFTLPRVVGQQKAALLFYTGRRIVAQEAHQMGLVDDVVAAADLLQAAQRLAADIAVSSPVAVQSTRATLRAGLADQVRQANARELSEQQLHFRSSDFEEGVRAMSERRPPVFGG, from the coding sequence TTGCACGCACGTGTCGATTCCGATGCCCGGTTCCGGCCAAACATGAGGAACACCGCCTCGATGGCAGCCCATCACCACCTGCAGGTCGAGCTTGTGGACCATGTCGCCACGCTGACTTTCCAATGCCCGCCCCAGAATTATGTGAGCCCGGCATTGGTCGGCGACCTGGCCGATGCGTTGACCTCATTGGACAACGACGACGCATGTCGTGTGGTGGTGCTTGCCTCGCGCGGCAAGAATTTCTGTGCCGGTGCGGATTTCAGCACGGGCGTAGCCGACGCTCGGGTCACCCAGGCCGGTTCGGGAAGCATCAATCCCATCGCGCTCTATCGCCAGGCCATGCGTCTATTCGACACGCGGAAGCCGCTGGTCGTCGCGCTGCAGGGCGCCGCCATCGGCGCGGGCGCCGGACTCGCGCTGGTCGCTGATTTCCGCATTGCGGCCGACGACGCCCGCATCAGCTTCAATTTCAACCGGATTGGCATCCATCCTGGCTTCGGCCTGAGCTTCACGCTGCCGCGGGTGGTCGGGCAGCAAAAGGCGGCGCTGCTGTTCTATACGGGGCGTCGGATCGTGGCACAGGAAGCGCACCAGATGGGTCTGGTCGATGACGTAGTGGCTGCGGCCGATCTACTGCAAGCGGCACAGAGGCTGGCTGCGGACATCGCGGTTTCCTCTCCTGTGGCGGTGCAGAGCACACGTGCCACGCTGCGTGCGGGCCTGGCCGACCAGGTGCGCCAGGCCAATGCGCGCGAACTCTCCGAGCAGCAGCTGCACTTTCGATCGTCCGACTTTGAGGAGGGCGTGCGCGCCATGTCCGAACGCCGTCCGCCGGTCTTTGGCGGTTAG
- a CDS encoding enoyl-CoA hydratase/isomerase family protein, whose protein sequence is MLLERERSCLQITLNMPQVRNALSAQMWQELADVFDVIRDERSIRVVVLRGAGGHFSSGGNTKERNAIGANNNSVPSQQTAVAERNRFGGSVLARIDHAPQAVVAVVQGSALGGGIGLSCAADIVLADHSAMFRLPEAGIGVIPAQIAPYLVRRIGLSQARRLALSAATVRAPEALQIGLVHQLSDGAEALEASVSAVLADIDRCGPHAIAASKALFRHACQADATGIDAYIDTAAELFAAAYCSDEGSEGANALAQRRRPNWQAPA, encoded by the coding sequence TTGTTGCTGGAACGCGAGCGCAGCTGCCTTCAGATCACGCTGAACATGCCGCAGGTGCGCAATGCGCTTTCGGCGCAGATGTGGCAGGAACTGGCGGATGTCTTCGATGTGATCAGGGACGAGCGTTCGATCCGCGTCGTGGTGTTGCGCGGCGCGGGTGGCCACTTCAGTTCAGGCGGCAATACCAAGGAACGCAACGCCATCGGCGCCAACAACAATAGCGTCCCGTCCCAGCAAACGGCCGTCGCCGAGCGCAATCGTTTCGGCGGCAGCGTGCTGGCGCGCATCGACCATGCGCCCCAGGCTGTGGTCGCGGTGGTGCAGGGCAGCGCGTTGGGGGGTGGGATCGGCCTAAGTTGCGCGGCCGACATTGTCCTGGCGGACCACAGCGCAATGTTCAGGCTTCCGGAAGCCGGCATTGGCGTGATCCCGGCGCAGATTGCACCTTACCTGGTGCGGCGTATCGGCCTGTCGCAGGCGCGTCGGCTGGCGCTGAGCGCGGCGACCGTCAGGGCGCCCGAGGCCTTGCAGATCGGACTGGTCCACCAACTGAGCGATGGTGCCGAAGCACTCGAGGCGAGCGTCTCAGCCGTGCTGGCCGATATCGACCGTTGCGGTCCGCACGCAATTGCCGCAAGCAAAGCATTGTTCCGGCATGCCTGCCAGGCCGATGCCACCGGCATCGACGCCTACATCGACACTGCGGCCGAGCTGTTCGCTGCGGCCTACTGCAGCGATGAAGGAAGCGAGGGCGCCAATGCGCTTGCCCAGCGCCGTCGCCCGAACTGGCAGGCACCTGCGTGA
- a CDS encoding acyl-CoA dehydrogenase family protein — MNFQLDPDHEALKDLVARFVRDELLPLEPAVLAREAETGRLALTPEEHARLDANSKERGLWGLDAPAEMDGIDLPVVAMVAVNEEMGKSITPYELPPDSPNLRMLLKSASDAQRAAYLEPYARGETVSSMAISEPGAGADPSAMTTRAERDGEDWVINGRKIWITRAEQADWSIVMAVTDKSKGTRGGISAFIVDKGTAGLIIERRIPMLGGHSTYEVVFDNCRVPASQMLGPEGQGFAPMQARLSSRRLQMAAWCTGIAQRALDLMCEYAAQRKTFGALLADRQTVQWWVADAATRIHACRLMTYEAAARVDAGDEARVQLSMIKVFATEMAWEVVDRAMQVYGAMGMTKEMPLQQMANNVRLMRIYEGPSEVHRWVVARDLLGGRR; from the coding sequence GTGAATTTTCAGCTCGACCCAGACCACGAGGCGCTCAAGGATCTCGTCGCCCGCTTCGTCCGTGACGAACTGCTGCCACTGGAGCCGGCGGTGCTGGCCCGCGAAGCCGAGACCGGGCGCCTGGCGCTGACGCCCGAAGAGCACGCACGCCTGGATGCCAATTCCAAGGAGCGGGGGTTGTGGGGCCTGGATGCCCCGGCGGAGATGGACGGCATCGACCTGCCTGTCGTGGCAATGGTGGCGGTCAACGAGGAAATGGGGAAATCGATCACCCCTTATGAACTTCCGCCCGATTCGCCCAACCTGCGCATGCTGCTCAAATCCGCCAGCGATGCCCAGCGCGCCGCGTACCTGGAACCTTATGCGCGAGGCGAGACCGTATCGTCGATGGCCATCTCCGAGCCAGGCGCGGGCGCCGATCCTTCGGCCATGACCACCCGCGCCGAGCGTGATGGCGAGGACTGGGTCATCAACGGCCGCAAGATCTGGATTACCAGGGCCGAGCAGGCTGACTGGAGCATCGTCATGGCGGTGACCGACAAGAGCAAGGGCACCCGTGGCGGCATATCAGCGTTCATCGTCGACAAAGGAACGGCTGGCCTGATCATCGAGCGTCGAATCCCCATGCTCGGCGGCCACAGCACCTATGAAGTGGTTTTCGACAACTGCCGCGTGCCGGCCAGCCAGATGCTCGGCCCGGAGGGCCAGGGCTTTGCGCCGATGCAGGCGCGGCTGTCCAGCCGGCGCCTGCAGATGGCCGCCTGGTGCACGGGCATCGCCCAGCGGGCGCTTGATCTGATGTGCGAATACGCCGCCCAGCGCAAGACCTTCGGCGCGCTGCTCGCCGACCGTCAGACCGTGCAATGGTGGGTTGCCGATGCAGCCACCCGCATCCATGCCTGTCGGTTAATGACCTACGAAGCCGCTGCCAGAGTGGACGCTGGCGATGAGGCGCGGGTACAGCTTTCGATGATCAAGGTCTTCGCCACGGAGATGGCCTGGGAGGTGGTGGACCGTGCGATGCAGGTGTACGGTGCCATGGGCATGACCAAGGAAATGCCTCTCCAGCAGATGGCCAACAATGTCCGGCTCATGCGGATCTACGAAGGTCCGAGCGAAGTGCACCGCTGGGTCGTCGCGCGCGACCTGCTTGGGGGCCGTCGCTGA
- a CDS encoding acyl-CoA thioesterase domain-containing protein, protein MVDKALIATDDRPSLAALMKLHATDGAHVEGRHHHTNARQVIFGGQMLAQALSAAAARAPSDAFAHSLRVDFLRPGLADRALRYDCESLMSGRNITVVRVVASQDERLVMQGTTCFQRPQSGPDHQRPFPDGIPEPDQLHELGDVLFRNAHRVDAGILAATYAHIVDVRLCEGEQALFQRFPVPHLRYWVRVRHPLETPLQHQAALAYFSDLWFSLTALCIHQDNQIDGQLQTISLNHTVWFHTPARVDEWLLVDAQSPFAGNAHGLTVGWVYSRDGTLVATLAQEALFRRPSTEGGNPGISTLTQDRGAAGS, encoded by the coding sequence ATGGTGGATAAGGCGCTGATAGCCACGGACGATCGCCCGTCCCTGGCAGCGTTGATGAAACTCCATGCCACTGACGGCGCGCACGTGGAAGGCAGGCATCACCACACCAATGCCAGGCAGGTGATCTTCGGCGGCCAGATGCTTGCCCAGGCATTGAGCGCGGCGGCTGCGCGTGCGCCGTCCGATGCCTTCGCTCACAGCTTGCGGGTGGACTTCCTGCGCCCAGGACTGGCCGACCGGGCCCTGCGTTACGACTGCGAAAGCCTCATGTCGGGGCGCAACATCACCGTCGTTCGGGTGGTGGCCAGCCAGGACGAGCGCCTGGTCATGCAGGGGACTACCTGTTTCCAGCGCCCCCAGTCCGGGCCTGACCACCAGCGCCCGTTCCCCGATGGCATTCCGGAACCGGACCAGCTGCACGAGCTCGGCGATGTGCTGTTTCGCAACGCGCATCGGGTCGACGCGGGTATCCTGGCGGCAACCTATGCGCACATCGTCGATGTGCGCCTGTGCGAGGGCGAACAGGCGCTGTTCCAGCGCTTTCCGGTCCCGCATCTGCGCTATTGGGTGCGGGTGCGCCATCCGCTTGAGACACCGCTGCAGCATCAGGCCGCGCTGGCCTATTTTTCAGACCTGTGGTTCTCGCTGACGGCGCTATGTATCCACCAGGACAACCAGATCGATGGCCAGCTCCAGACGATTAGCCTCAACCACACGGTGTGGTTCCATACTCCAGCGCGGGTCGACGAATGGCTGCTGGTCGACGCGCAGTCGCCATTCGCAGGCAACGCCCACGGCCTTACTGTGGGTTGGGTATATAGCCGCGACGGCACGCTGGTAGCGACGCTGGCACAGGAAGCACTGTTCCGTCGGCCCAGCACCGAAGGCGGTAATCCAGGGATCAGCACGTTGACGCAAGATCGCGGTGCGGCAGGTTCATAA
- a CDS encoding acyclic terpene utilization AtuA family protein gives MRLPSAVARTGRHLRESALAAIGNPGLRRRPCALRSARPIRDTGNTMSERIIRIGGASGFWGDSPEASMQLAQAGVDYIIFDYLAEVTMAIMARARAKDPALGYATDFVRPVMAALLPGLAGSGLKILANAGGMNPYACRDALQLLAGELGVTLKVAVITGDDVMPQFEAVRESGAREIDSGEALPEKAWSANAYLGAVPIAAALAAGADVVITGRCADSALALGPLIKEFGWSLEDYDRLAAGSLAGHIIECGCQATGGNFTDWRQVDGWNDMGFPIVECSADGSFVVTKAAGTGGLVSPLSVGEQVVYEIGDPQRYVLPDVVCDFTQVQLEAAGPDRVRISGARGTPPTDSYKVSSTFQDGYRCTAMFTLCGREAKAKAQRVADALLARTRRLFEQRGLGDYMRTSLKILGTEDQYGPHANPALQQSREVVLRLDVQHLEREAAAIFAREIPPAGLAMAPGRCGMMGRPNVQPVIGHAAFLLPKTSLTVLLDVDGERREISIPPGTAPSIATTSVAAGPTGPVYDGPTRRVPLYELACARSGDKGDSVNIGVIARDPRLLPVLRAELSAERVKDYLSHLVLGTVERWELPGMNAFNFLLRQALAGGGTRSLRNDPQGKTFAQMLLDIELDVPVQLLPLPAQSD, from the coding sequence ATGCGCTTGCCCAGCGCCGTCGCCCGAACTGGCAGGCACCTGCGTGAGTCTGCGCTGGCCGCAATCGGCAACCCAGGCTTGCGCAGACGCCCATGCGCCCTGCGATCTGCCAGACCCATCAGGGATACAGGCAACACCATGAGCGAACGCATTATCCGAATCGGTGGCGCTTCCGGCTTCTGGGGAGACTCGCCGGAAGCATCAATGCAGCTGGCCCAGGCCGGGGTGGACTACATCATCTTCGACTATCTGGCCGAGGTGACGATGGCGATCATGGCACGTGCTCGCGCCAAGGATCCCGCGCTTGGTTACGCGACCGACTTCGTGCGTCCGGTCATGGCGGCCCTGCTGCCGGGCTTGGCGGGCTCGGGCCTGAAGATCCTGGCCAATGCCGGCGGAATGAATCCCTATGCCTGCCGCGATGCACTGCAGCTACTGGCCGGCGAGCTTGGCGTCACGCTGAAGGTCGCCGTCATTACCGGCGATGACGTGATGCCGCAGTTCGAGGCTGTGCGTGAATCCGGTGCGCGCGAGATCGACAGTGGTGAGGCGCTGCCGGAAAAGGCCTGGAGCGCCAACGCCTACCTCGGTGCTGTACCCATTGCCGCTGCGCTCGCCGCAGGCGCCGATGTGGTGATCACCGGACGATGCGCAGACAGCGCGCTGGCGCTGGGCCCGCTGATCAAGGAGTTCGGCTGGTCGCTCGAGGACTATGACCGGCTCGCGGCGGGAAGCCTTGCCGGCCACATCATCGAATGCGGCTGCCAGGCGACGGGCGGGAATTTCACCGACTGGCGCCAGGTCGATGGCTGGAACGACATGGGCTTCCCGATCGTTGAGTGCTCGGCCGATGGCAGCTTTGTCGTCACCAAGGCCGCTGGCACCGGGGGGCTGGTCAGCCCGCTGTCGGTCGGCGAGCAGGTCGTCTACGAAATCGGCGATCCGCAGCGCTACGTGCTGCCCGACGTGGTCTGCGACTTTACCCAGGTGCAACTGGAGGCGGCTGGCCCCGACCGAGTGCGCATCAGCGGCGCGCGCGGCACCCCGCCAACCGACAGTTACAAGGTCAGTTCCACCTTCCAGGACGGTTATCGCTGTACCGCGATGTTCACCCTGTGCGGGCGCGAAGCCAAAGCCAAGGCGCAGCGGGTCGCCGATGCGTTGTTGGCGCGTACCCGCCGCTTGTTCGAACAGCGCGGCCTGGGCGATTACATGCGCACCAGCCTCAAGATCCTGGGTACCGAAGACCAGTACGGTCCGCACGCAAACCCGGCCCTGCAGCAGTCGCGGGAGGTAGTCCTCAGGCTGGACGTGCAGCATCTGGAGCGCGAAGCGGCGGCGATCTTCGCGCGCGAGATCCCGCCCGCCGGACTGGCCATGGCACCGGGACGCTGCGGGATGATGGGGCGTCCAAACGTGCAACCGGTGATCGGGCACGCCGCCTTCCTGTTGCCGAAGACCAGCCTGACGGTACTGCTCGACGTGGATGGCGAACGTCGGGAAATTTCCATCCCGCCCGGCACCGCGCCGTCGATCGCAACGACATCGGTCGCAGCTGGCCCAACCGGTCCGGTTTACGACGGGCCGACCAGGCGCGTTCCTCTTTACGAACTGGCCTGCGCCCGCAGCGGCGACAAAGGCGACAGCGTCAACATCGGCGTCATCGCACGCGATCCGCGACTGTTGCCGGTCCTGCGCGCCGAACTGTCCGCCGAGCGAGTGAAGGATTACCTCTCCCACCTGGTGCTTGGCACGGTGGAGCGGTGGGAGCTGCCCGGGATGAACGCATTCAACTTCCTGCTCAGGCAAGCGTTGGCGGGAGGCGGCACGCGCTCCCTGCGCAACGATCCGCAGGGAAAAACCTTTGCGCAGATGCTGCTCGACATCGAACTGGACGTGCCTGTCCAGTTGTTGCCGCTGCCTGCCCAGTCCGACTAG
- a CDS encoding AMP-binding protein, producing the protein MDTHAGRSVGSELEDPQLALPSALRGQTMARLFWARCAERGNKIALRRTRNGHRRQVSWREYGDNARLTGVGLLSLDVGGQDVVSILAEGCPEWLYADFGTQGIGAICNGIYTTSSAEQVAHVLRDSATVLCIVDERKQLDKVLAIRDECPSLRWIIVIDPAALEGIDDPMVVSFIDLLAMGRRFDLEHPGFWEERLASGRHEDIAMLVYTSGTTGPPKGAMLTNTSLIFLMETEPSVMAQGPDDEFLNFLPLCHTAGRLLSAIFPVRSACGVTFVERADTLAAEMKELQPSLFFAPPRLWSKIHAGVEASMVKASASRRLAYGLAFSVGYRRARWLVAHRPPPLWINLLYGLADRLVFRGLKHSVGLGRCTSPLTGAAPIPSEVVNWYVALGIELREAYGQTEATGLIATTPDGSYKVGTAGRPLPHTKVRLGDRDEILVQGPNVFKGYYNQPEKSKETLADGWLKTGDVGRFDGDGWLYIVDRLSDIIITDGGKNISPTEIENKLKAAPYIADAIVIGDRRPYLTGLIVIDFESVAQHAREKHFALADFASLSQAPEVVALIERSVTTVNQQLSRVETVKRFRLIDRQPTIEHGDLTATGKLKRSIFTQKYSALIDDMYAGKQDEPGAQ; encoded by the coding sequence ATGGATACGCACGCAGGCCGAAGTGTGGGCAGTGAGCTCGAAGACCCGCAGCTAGCGCTGCCCAGCGCGTTGCGCGGGCAGACGATGGCGCGCCTGTTTTGGGCCCGCTGTGCGGAGCGCGGAAACAAGATTGCGCTGCGGCGGACACGGAACGGGCATCGTCGCCAGGTGAGCTGGCGCGAGTATGGAGACAACGCACGCCTGACAGGCGTGGGGCTCCTGTCGCTGGACGTGGGCGGCCAGGACGTGGTTTCCATTTTGGCCGAGGGTTGCCCGGAATGGCTGTACGCGGACTTCGGCACGCAGGGAATCGGCGCCATCTGCAACGGCATCTACACCACCAGCAGCGCCGAGCAGGTCGCGCATGTCCTGCGCGACAGTGCGACCGTGCTGTGCATCGTCGATGAAAGGAAACAGCTCGACAAGGTGTTGGCTATCCGCGACGAATGCCCAAGCCTGCGTTGGATCATCGTTATCGATCCAGCGGCACTAGAGGGGATCGACGATCCGATGGTGGTGAGCTTCATCGACCTACTGGCGATGGGAAGGCGATTCGACCTGGAGCATCCGGGCTTCTGGGAAGAAAGACTGGCCTCGGGACGACACGAGGACATCGCGATGCTGGTCTATACCTCCGGGACGACCGGGCCGCCCAAGGGCGCGATGCTGACCAATACGAGCCTGATCTTCCTGATGGAAACCGAGCCCAGCGTCATGGCGCAGGGTCCTGACGATGAGTTCCTGAATTTCCTGCCGCTATGCCACACCGCGGGCCGGCTGCTGTCGGCGATCTTTCCCGTCAGAAGCGCCTGCGGGGTCACCTTCGTAGAACGTGCCGATACGCTGGCCGCCGAGATGAAGGAGTTGCAGCCAAGTCTGTTCTTCGCACCGCCCCGCCTGTGGTCCAAGATCCATGCCGGTGTCGAAGCTTCAATGGTGAAGGCGTCGGCGTCGCGGCGGCTGGCCTACGGGCTCGCATTTTCGGTGGGCTACCGCCGGGCGCGCTGGCTGGTGGCGCACCGTCCGCCGCCGCTCTGGATCAACCTGCTGTACGGCCTGGCCGATCGCTTGGTCTTCCGTGGACTCAAGCACAGCGTTGGCCTGGGTCGGTGCACCTCGCCACTGACTGGCGCGGCGCCGATCCCGTCCGAGGTCGTCAATTGGTACGTCGCCCTTGGCATCGAGTTACGTGAAGCCTACGGACAGACCGAGGCGACCGGGCTGATCGCCACTACGCCGGACGGTAGCTACAAGGTCGGCACAGCAGGGCGACCGCTGCCCCATACCAAGGTCAGACTTGGGGACCGTGACGAGATCCTCGTACAGGGTCCCAATGTGTTCAAGGGTTACTACAACCAGCCGGAGAAATCGAAAGAGACCTTGGCCGATGGCTGGCTCAAGACCGGCGATGTCGGGCGCTTCGACGGTGACGGCTGGCTGTATATCGTCGATCGTCTTAGCGACATCATTATCACCGACGGCGGCAAAAACATCTCACCCACGGAAATCGAGAACAAGCTCAAGGCGGCGCCGTATATCGCCGATGCGATCGTCATCGGCGACCGGCGGCCCTACCTCACTGGTCTGATCGTCATCGATTTCGAAAGCGTCGCCCAGCACGCCCGCGAGAAGCACTTCGCGCTCGCTGATTTCGCAAGCTTGAGCCAGGCCCCGGAAGTGGTCGCCCTGATCGAGCGATCGGTAACGACCGTGAACCAGCAACTGTCGCGAGTGGAAACGGTGAAGCGTTTCAGGCTCATTGATCGACAGCCGACGATCGAGCATGGCGACCTGACAGCAACCGGCAAACTCAAGCGCAGCATCTTTACGCAGAAGTACAGCGCGCTGATCGACGACATGTACGCCGGCAAGCAAGACGAACCGGGCGCCCAGTAG
- a CDS encoding NAD(P)-dependent oxidoreductase: MAHSLRGKTLFITGASRGVGKAIALRAARDGANVIVAAKTAEPDPRLPGTIHDAAREIEQAGGKALAVVMDVRNDEQVAAAVQQAVQAFGGIDILVNNAAAIAHTRTVETPMKRYDLMMDITVRGAYLCSQLCIPHLKQAANPHILMISPPLELRPEWFGQHVAYTMSKYSVSLLALGMANELAGAGIAVNALWPRTVIATAALKRLDPSLGIRGRLPEIMADAAHHILSSDAKTMTGRFVLDEQVLGEAGTEDFAPYLATPGQDPDIDYFVEGWKMDAHG; the protein is encoded by the coding sequence ATGGCACATAGTCTCCGCGGGAAAACCCTTTTCATCACCGGCGCCAGCCGCGGCGTCGGCAAAGCCATTGCGCTGCGCGCTGCGCGCGATGGCGCCAACGTCATCGTCGCTGCCAAAACCGCCGAACCCGACCCGCGGCTGCCCGGGACGATCCACGACGCTGCGCGCGAGATCGAACAGGCCGGCGGCAAGGCGCTGGCGGTCGTGATGGATGTTCGCAACGACGAGCAGGTGGCCGCGGCGGTCCAGCAGGCCGTGCAGGCTTTCGGTGGCATCGACATCCTGGTGAACAATGCCGCGGCGATCGCGCATACGCGGACTGTCGAGACGCCTATGAAGCGCTACGACCTGATGATGGACATCACCGTGCGCGGCGCTTACCTCTGCAGCCAGCTGTGCATCCCGCACCTGAAGCAGGCCGCCAATCCCCACATCCTGATGATTTCCCCGCCGCTGGAACTGCGGCCGGAATGGTTTGGCCAGCATGTGGCCTACACCATGTCCAAATACAGCGTCAGCCTGCTGGCGCTCGGGATGGCCAACGAGCTTGCCGGCGCCGGGATCGCAGTCAATGCGCTTTGGCCACGCACGGTGATCGCGACCGCAGCATTGAAACGGCTTGATCCCAGCCTGGGCATCCGCGGTCGCCTGCCGGAGATCATGGCTGATGCTGCGCACCACATCCTGAGCTCGGACGCGAAAACGATGACTGGCCGCTTCGTGCTGGACGAGCAGGTGCTGGGCGAGGCCGGCACCGAAGACTT